A part of Paramisgurnus dabryanus chromosome 15, PD_genome_1.1, whole genome shotgun sequence genomic DNA contains:
- the pou3f3a gene encoding POU domain, class 3, transcription factor 3-A isoform X2 — protein sequence MATAASNPYLASNSILSSASIVHSESGGGGMQPGSAAITSVSGGYRGDPTIKMVQSDFMQGAMTASNGGHMLSHAHQWVTSLPHAAAAAAAAAAAAAAEAGSPWSSSPVGMAGSPQQQDVKNNSNREDLHSGTALHHRPSHLSAHQSHQSAWGGTTASHISTITGGQQQSQQSLIYSQPGGFTVNGMLNPPGSLVHPGLMRGDSPDMEHHHHHHHHPQHPHHHHHQHHAGVNSHDSHSDEDTPTSDDLEQFAKQFKQRRIKLGFTQADVGLALGTLYGNVFSQTTICRFEALQLSFKNMCKLKPLLNKWLEEADSTTGSPTSIDKIAAQGRKRKKRTSIEVSVKGALESHFLKCPKPSAQEITSLADNLQLEKEVVRVWFCNRRQKEKRMTPPGIPQTPEDVYTHAGNVSADTPPPSMDCKREFCGRLLKRCKFER from the coding sequence ATGGCCACGGCCGCTTCAAATCCTTACCTGGCCAGCAATAGCATCCTCTCATCAGCCTCGATCGTTCATTCGGAGTCCGGAGGTGGTGGCATGCAGCCGGGAAGTGCTGCAATAACCTCGGTGTCGGGCGGATACAGAGGAGACCCCACGATCAAGATGGTGCAGAGCGATTTCATGCAGGGAGCTATGACGGCCAGTAACGGGGGACACATGCTAAGCCATGCGCATCAGTGGGTTACTTCACTGCCGCACGCTGCTGCCGCAGCCGCCGCCGCCGCAGCTGCCGCAGCTGCAGAAGCGGGCTCCCCCTGGTCCTCCAGCCCTGTTGGCATGGCGGGTAGCCCACAACAACAAGATGTCAAAAATAATTCAAACAGGGAAGATCTGCACTCGGGTACCGCGCTGCACCACAGACCCTCGCACCTAAGTGCTCACCAGTCCCATCAAAGCGCGTGGGGTGGCACCACAGCCTCGCACATCTCCACCATCACCGGAGGGCAGCAGCAGTCCCAACAGTCTCTCATTTATTCCCAGCCGGGTGGCTTCACGGTAAACGGGATGTTGAACCCTCCAGGGAGTTTAGTCCACCCGGGGCTGATGCGAGGAGATTCTCCCGATATGGAGCACCATCATCACCACCACCATCATCCGCAGCACCCTCACCATCATCACCACCAGCACCACGCGGGAGTGAACAGCCACGACTCGCACTCTGACGAGGACACGCCGACCTCCGACGACCTGGAACAGTTTGCCAAACAGTTCAAGCAACGCCGAATCAAACTGGGCTTTACCCAAGCTGATGTCGGTTTAGCACTAGGAACTCTTTACGGAAATGTGTTCTCTCAAACTACCATTTGCAGGTTCGAGGCTCTGCAGCTGAGTTTTAAAAACATGTGCAAACTAAAGCCACTGTTAAACAAGTGGCTGGAGGAGGCCGACTCCACCACGGGCAGTCCTACCAGCATTGACAAAATAGCAGCCCAGGGCAGAAAACGAAAGAAGCGCACTTCCATAGAAGTAAGCGTAAAGGGGGCATTGGAgagccattttttgaaatgcCCTAAACCGTCGGCACAGGAGATCACCTCTCTGGCAGACAACCTACAGCTGGAAAAAGAGGTCGTTCGGGTCTGGTTCTGCAACCGAAGGCAGAAGGAGAAGAGGATGACGCCGCCCGGAATCCCTCAGACACCCGAGGACGTGTACACCCATGCAGGCAAC
- the pou3f3a gene encoding POU domain, class 3, transcription factor 3-A isoform X1, giving the protein MATAASNPYLASNSILSSASIVHSESGGGGMQPGSAAITSVSGGYRGDPTIKMVQSDFMQGAMTASNGGHMLSHAHQWVTSLPHAAAAAAAAAAAAAAEAGSPWSSSPVGMAGSPQQQDVKNNSNREDLHSGTALHHRPSHLSAHQSHQSAWGGTTASHISTITGGQQQSQQSLIYSQPGGFTVNGMLNPPGSLVHPGLMRGDSPDMEHHHHHHHHPQHPHHHHHQHHAGVNSHDSHSDEDTPTSDDLEQFAKQFKQRRIKLGFTQADVGLALGTLYGNVFSQTTICRFEALQLSFKNMCKLKPLLNKWLEEADSTTGSPTSIDKIAAQGRKRKKRTSIEVSVKGALESHFLKCPKPSAQEITSLADNLQLEKEVVRVWFCNRRQKEKRMTPPGIPQTPEDVYTHAGNESFVVDYLKGASLKDEPDNNHNVTTTSTYGQEILVH; this is encoded by the coding sequence ATGGCCACGGCCGCTTCAAATCCTTACCTGGCCAGCAATAGCATCCTCTCATCAGCCTCGATCGTTCATTCGGAGTCCGGAGGTGGTGGCATGCAGCCGGGAAGTGCTGCAATAACCTCGGTGTCGGGCGGATACAGAGGAGACCCCACGATCAAGATGGTGCAGAGCGATTTCATGCAGGGAGCTATGACGGCCAGTAACGGGGGACACATGCTAAGCCATGCGCATCAGTGGGTTACTTCACTGCCGCACGCTGCTGCCGCAGCCGCCGCCGCCGCAGCTGCCGCAGCTGCAGAAGCGGGCTCCCCCTGGTCCTCCAGCCCTGTTGGCATGGCGGGTAGCCCACAACAACAAGATGTCAAAAATAATTCAAACAGGGAAGATCTGCACTCGGGTACCGCGCTGCACCACAGACCCTCGCACCTAAGTGCTCACCAGTCCCATCAAAGCGCGTGGGGTGGCACCACAGCCTCGCACATCTCCACCATCACCGGAGGGCAGCAGCAGTCCCAACAGTCTCTCATTTATTCCCAGCCGGGTGGCTTCACGGTAAACGGGATGTTGAACCCTCCAGGGAGTTTAGTCCACCCGGGGCTGATGCGAGGAGATTCTCCCGATATGGAGCACCATCATCACCACCACCATCATCCGCAGCACCCTCACCATCATCACCACCAGCACCACGCGGGAGTGAACAGCCACGACTCGCACTCTGACGAGGACACGCCGACCTCCGACGACCTGGAACAGTTTGCCAAACAGTTCAAGCAACGCCGAATCAAACTGGGCTTTACCCAAGCTGATGTCGGTTTAGCACTAGGAACTCTTTACGGAAATGTGTTCTCTCAAACTACCATTTGCAGGTTCGAGGCTCTGCAGCTGAGTTTTAAAAACATGTGCAAACTAAAGCCACTGTTAAACAAGTGGCTGGAGGAGGCCGACTCCACCACGGGCAGTCCTACCAGCATTGACAAAATAGCAGCCCAGGGCAGAAAACGAAAGAAGCGCACTTCCATAGAAGTAAGCGTAAAGGGGGCATTGGAgagccattttttgaaatgcCCTAAACCGTCGGCACAGGAGATCACCTCTCTGGCAGACAACCTACAGCTGGAAAAAGAGGTCGTTCGGGTCTGGTTCTGCAACCGAAGGCAGAAGGAGAAGAGGATGACGCCGCCCGGAATCCCTCAGACACCCGAGGACGTGTACACCCATGCAGGCAAC